A window of Microtus pennsylvanicus isolate mMicPen1 chromosome 16, mMicPen1.hap1, whole genome shotgun sequence genomic DNA:
GCACCTGCCCTAatgtgtgcaagtgcacacacagacacacatacacacatgtacacatacatacataatgcttgcacacacatacaaaagtaaaatctaaaatctaaaaaaagttcTTCTAATGAGCAATACATAAATGTCAAGTGAGGATAGtaatagtttttatatttttggagaCATTTAAAACTACTGTTGCTCCTTTGAAGACAACTTTGAAAGATACAATCATGTCCTAGGTTCGTAACTAAGGTATTGCTAATGGCTACAAATACCTGATGAGACTCTGGTCCAGCGGACGGTGGGCAGGGGGTTTCCAACAGCCTCACAGGGAAGAAAGGCATCAGCGTTGGCTGGGATAGTAAAACTTGCAGCCTTTCCTCCAATTATTCTTGGTTTTTCCAGTACGGTCTTAGGTAAAGATTCAGAGGGAAGGAGTTTGGAAGTTGGGTTTTGAACAGGTCTCTTATCAGTCACACTCTCTGCGTGATTTTGTCTGTTCCCATGTAAGGCGTAAGTGCCGGCCTCTGGAACTCTGAGAGGGGACCACAAGCTCCCTGCGGCCCTTTCCCcctttaaaatagtttctgagtATGCCTTGCGCCGAATGTGGTTTTCGGGCCAGAGAAAGGGCTTCCAGTTAGAAATCTGTGGTTTATCTGTTCTTACTGCTGCCGCAGGAGTAGAAGGGAACAGATTCGAGGAGGTAAAGTAAGTGGTTCGAGTTACTGTCTGGGGATCTGGGCGAGCCTCTGTGGAGGATTGCTGCAGATCTGTATTGTTCCTTGAGGATTCATGTATAGTGACGATTCCATTGGTCACCATCTTGAAAACCGAAGTGACCTCACTGTCTGTAACCACACCCCTagtaaaggggggaggggaaggaatgggCATTAGGGGAGCCCCACTGCTGAAGGATGGTGGTATAGATGAGGTCCTTTTTACAGTTGTTACCTCTGATTTGCTGAACAAAGTTGTTTCTAAAGCTGTTGTATTTCCCAAAGTCTGAGTATTCTTCTGGGACAGTTCAGTTATGCCCAGGAAACTAGTTCCTGGGTGGAGAGCAACTGTGCTTGCAATTCTGCTAGTGTCTTGTAGTGAGGAGTCAGTAAAAGCCAAGGAAGAATCGGCTGTTGTTGGAGATGGGTACATGATGAAGCCCTGACTCTGCCCTGGGGTGGTGTTTGGGTCATTCCTGCTCTTCGGGGGCTCCTGTATTTGATCTTTTGCCTCTTTGGAACTTACTCTTTGGGTTTCAGAGATAATGACAGATGCAGAGGCCGTAGGCATTGCCAGTGTGTCTGTTTCTATCGACAGGAAGCCCATTGTATTAGCTCTCTTGCTTGTGGCACCAGGACACACTGAGGCAGAGTTGGCAAAGGACTGCTCCTTGCCCGCTGAGAGACTTCTGGCACCTTCAGTGGCATTGTGGTGAGCGACAGCCATTGCTACAGACAGAGTTTGCATCTGTGTTGCAGAGAGTGTGGTAGAATGTGAGGGGGGTCCGTGATCTGTGGGTAAAAGAGGAGCTATCTTGGGAAGCATCGTGGCTGTGTTCTTCTGTAAACCAAACTGATACAGATTCTTCGACACCCCTTTTTTGTTACGGTTATCTACAGAGATTTTATGCCAGGGAATTTTCCTTCTTGAGAATTTTGTGTTTGTTGCTCCTGTTGGCATTGAGGGTTTGCTGAGTGGACCGGAGACTGGTGATGTCATCACTGAGTCTCTTTCCTCCTGGATGGTACTGGACGCACTCAGGGAACCACTGTTTGCTACTGGAGTTTTTTCCAGGGATACAGGTGTGGGAGTGAAAGTCGTGCTTGCTTCACTGGGAGCCACTTGGGTACTTTCAcctctgaaatattttatagtaGTTTGTAATGTCTCAATATCTACAGTTTGTTTGTTCTTAAGTAATAATGATGGGCTCAGAGCTACAGTGGTAGACCCTTCTATGTCCCCAGTGATGCTAGCCCTGGGGAGGATGCTGAGAGATGAGCCTGGAGTGGACAGTACTGTAGCAGCCAGGGTGAGTTTCTCTGTGGAAGCACAGGTTGGGCACATCTTACGGGGTTCAGTGGCTGAAGATTCACTAGTACTGCTGTTAGCAGGTCCCTTGAGTGCTGGCCTCACAATCCTGTATCTATGCCGTCTGAGAACTGGGGTTCTATATGGGCTTATAATTCGCCCTCTGCTCCAAATTGTCCTTTCTCTTCCAAAGTGCCTGGACCAGGGGAAGTTAGCGGTACTGTTTCTAGAAATGTGAGGTAGAGAAGGGGCAGCAGTGTGTGAATCTGAAAGGTTCTTGGGGAAGCGAGTCTCTTTAGTAGTGTGAGAAGAGGTGGCATTACCCCTGGCTCTGCTGAGTCCTGTTATAGGTATCAGACGCCCATAATCCTCTGTTGGATTTGCTGACCGCAAGACTGTATCAATTCCGTTGGTGAGGATGCTGAGCATGTTGGTATGGCCATCGGCAGCCGTGGTTCCCCCAGTTCCTGGGTGTGTAGTTTGGGAAAATGCTCTTTTCCCTATCTGAGCAGTACCCTGAGTTTCAGCTACCCCAGGTACTGATGGGAAGATAACGATCGGATTTTGGTTGGTTCCATCTTCGAGTTTGCTTGCTGCAGTGGGGTTTATACTCTTTGACACAGCTGTAGTGTCAATAACATTAGATAGTTTGAAATCAGGAAGGTGCTTAGATTGTAGTGTGTGTGGATTCACAGTTGAGGAGACTTCTGTGCCAGATGACATGCCTGTCACAAAGCCATACGATGCTGGTCTAGAGTCAGCAGTTGATGACCTTTCTGTAACATCGGGCACTTTCGTTTTCAGAACCACTGATTCTTCATCTAGAGAAATCATGCCGGAAGCACGTTCTTCCTCAGCAGGGAGCACCGCAGGTGGAGCACCCAGCGGCACAGGCTTAACTGTGGTATTTTCCTGATTCTTTGGCACCGagttcttctttgctttctctaaTAGTGCTGCCCAGTATTGTGGGTCAATCTTCCGAGCAGAAAGAGGGAACTGCCTCCTTTGCTCCCTGAAACGCCGAAGTGTGGAGTCCCCACGCCGCCGATGTATTAGTCCTCTGGATTTGCCCTTCTTCTGTATACTGGAGACTTGTTTTCCAGCCTCTGCCCCTGCTGTCAAAGCTGACGTAGAGAGTTTCGAAGATGGTGGTTGCTTAGGAGGAACACTGGGATTGGGATCTCCAAGTCCAGATCCATCTGCTTCCCTATCATGCTCAACTGACCTTTGGCCTTTCATTTGGACTGAAacttgaaaaatggaaaaatcaaccCCTGATGGGTTGGCCGCTACACAACGGTAATAACCTTGGTCTCTTGGGGTGACCTGCAGTATTCTTAAGGTCCCATTGTTAAGAATTTGCCTGTCTCTCAATGACTGAGAGAGCACAGTGTTTCCTGGAAGAATCCAGGTAATAGAAGCATCTGGAATACCAGTGGTTTGGCATGGGAGGTCGAGTGTCTCGCCAGTACCCACTGTATGTTGAACTCCATTTTCATACGCGTGTTCCACATAGGGCTCCACCACAGTTATCCTGTAGGTGAGAATGTCTGCATCTGCATAGTTGGTGCTTATGCAATGGTAAAGGCCACTGTCAAAGCTATCAGCCATCTGGAGTTCCAACTTTCCACTTCTGTCTATCAGGATTCGCCCATCCTCACTAACATAAGGGGCTCTGACTTTACTCCCATCAGCTAGAAGCCATTCCAAGTGAGGCGAAGGGTCACCTTGgccaggacagtccagggcaatAGTACTGCCAGCTAAAACGGTGTGTTCCAGTTTGGTATTGTTCATCTTTGCAATCATGGTCCATTTGCGTCTCACCACTCTCATCTCTGCCTTTGGTAGAGTGATTTGAGCGTCACTGGAGAACTGGACCTGCAGTGTGCTAAGTGTGGTGGCGTTTCTGTTCAGCTGCAAGAAAATTGTTTCTTGTTGGAACCAGGAAGGATCAGCTCTGAAGTCAGCCTCTATATTGGTGAAAATGTCTTCAGGCGTAAGAGCCACCTGTTTATATTTGGAAGTCAGTTGTGGAGTTCCGGGAAGCTGCTGCTTCCTTTCCAGCATCAGAGGCGAGTCGCTGTACAAAGCTAGTAGCTGCCACACTGCCTGGAGGTGATGGGGATCCACACTGCACATCAGATTTGTTGAAAATGACATGTTCAACATGAtgttgtcattttcttcagtgaaggCAATTGGCAGCGTCTTGAATGGCTTTTGGATGGTacagaccacactggccttgttCCCGGACAGGTCTGTCATGTTCAAAGACAGGGAGCCAAAAGGGTTTATGAAATCTTGGGGTGAGGTGGAGGCAGATCCATTGTCCTCCTGAATAGCCAGGCCCTTCGGCTTCAGTGACGGATCGATGGTTGGCTTTGTACACAGGAAGGCTCCAGCTGGTACCATAGCAAGTGGTCTGTTTTTAGACATCCTGGGGTTCGTGCAAATGGGACACTGCTGAGGACTGGAGGGGCTTCTGTCCTTCTTGCATTTCATTACATctggaaaaaaatcatcatttaaaTTATTCTCAAAAGTTGAGGCATCTTTATAAAGTAACACATGAATGCTTTGAAGAACTATCTTCAGTAGAGTTCAAAGAAGCTCGTGAAATGAATTCTGAAACACGTGGTCTACACATCACGCCATGATgcagcacacacaggcttctaaaACACGTGGTCTACACGTCACGTCATGATGCAGCACACACAGGCCTCTAAAACACGTGCTCTACACATCACGCCATGATgcagcacacacaggcttctaaaACACGTGGTCTACACATCACGCCACAATaccacatgcacaggcacaggGGTTTCATTAGCCTCATTCACAGATCTACTTATTAGGCCTGGAGTCATTTCGTACTTGAGAAGTATTAATCGAATGAACCATTTCCTTATCTAGAGACACAATATCATAAGTGCATGCCCAGCACTTTAATTAATAACTTTTCAGTTCCTCATGCCAAGGTTTTAGGACAGTCATAGAACTTGGCTATACGTTAAAAGGTAGCCTACTTGAAGATCTCTAAATCCTGGGATATGCATTAAAAATTCAAGCATTTATCCATTATCCAAAAGAACAGTTTGTGATCTAGCTTAGTTGGAATAGGAATGGAGGGATGCAGACAGAAGGACAAGACAAAGATGCAGGTTAAAGCAGCCAATAAGATGTGAGTATTGGTAGACCATGGAAGGTAGTTGGGATGGCCAGTCCAGGTTTATTTAGTGATGGTCCTGTAGGATGAGAGGGACTCAAGCCAagcttgatgggggaggggagatgctgTTTGGTAATGTCACAGTTTGTGAATTTTATACTACTAGGCACAAAGGAGTCCTGTTGGGTTCTGAGCTGCTATATACTAGGGCATTTTAAACATTGCTCTGATGAGCCTGTTTTTAAAAGCTGGCCATTCAATAGTAGAACAGAGGTGTAGAATTTTTCTCTGAAACAACAGTCTGAGGCTTCCTTGCTGTCCCACATAATAGTTCCCCTAGCATTTGCTGAACTCAGCAGGTAATTGAAACAACAGGTGTCTTAGATGTAATTCCTGAGAACAGCGTTAAATATGTGCAGTTTCTTTGTAAAGGACCAAGTCACTCAGGCCAAAGACTCTAAACCCTTTAAGTGTATGCCAGTGCTCTCATCTGAAGGCAACCATGGTCTGAGTATAAGGATTGGAAACTTCCAAAAATAAACCTAAGTTTGAAATCGCATGCAGTTTTGAGTACGCTGATGAAATCTCACATTGATTTAATGGGCCCCTCACCCATTACAGCACACAACCCTTCTTCCCGGTGTATGCAGATGACATACGCTCTATGCTTAGCTACTAAGTAGCTATTTCCTGCATCACATAAACTGTGATGGTGTCTGTGTCCAAGTAATCCCTGTTTCATTAATCATACCGCCAGACACAAGGGTGGTGATGCTGACAATCACTTTGACAAAAGAAACTTCTcaacttaggaaagaaaaaacaaagcggCATGTTGCAATGCAAATGCTAAAGTTCTTGATTTATAGTGAAAATTTTACTGTGAAattaggaaaaaggaaaaagaaacatattaATTTTGCTTTATACTTTAAACTTCAAAAGTTAGGGCCACAATGTGCAGAGGAAAACACGGTGTTGTTTGATATTTCGTATGGATTTCCACATCCACTGCAAATCCTGGAACGTATCCTTCATGGATAAGGCAAGACTACTGGACTTCAGTGTGTCAGGTAATATTTCATTAGTCATTATTCACCTAATTTTCTAGAATAACAATGTGCACTGGAGGTAGATAGAAAGAATTAAAAGCTTTGAACAATCCTAAGGAGATCCTTCCAATGCCATCTGCCACCTACTGACAATCTGTGTCCTTTACTTGCTTGTCAGTGCCCTGGATCTGACCTCATGAAGCAGAAAGCGCAGCTAACTTCTGGCTTAGTTAAACCTCAGCATGGAAGAATTGTGTCCATATCTTGGGATCTTGATGAGTGCTTGTGCCTGGACCAGAGCTATGGAGCCTCATGTTTGCTCAGATTTTAATCCAGCTGTGTCACTTCGTTCCCTTCACACCAGTTTCCAGTTTCACACAAGCACTTTCTATCCCTCAGCCCTGTCACTCAATGCCACGCTCTGACAGGAGCTGTGGGACATGCCCACTGCCATCACTAGTTACAACTCCTCAAGGACTTGTACGACCAGCACTTATTTCCAGTGGGCTCCCTGCTTTACTTCTCCTGGTGCCCTCTGCTTTCCCTGTCTTAACCTTCAGCATTCACCATTAGAATGTCTTGTTTGGTTGActgtcttcccacagggcagtaaGCTCTGCTTGTTGGTCTGTATTCCAATCTCTGGTCAAGGGCTATCCAAGAAACATGCAATTCATGGAGGAAGGGAAACAAGAGGAGGGGGTAAGTACAGAAGGATGAGTGTCAGGAAGACAGGTATCTGGCAGAACTAACTCTAAGACCCTAATGTTTGCGCGTTTTAACTTATAAATTGAGATAAAGATGTTCTATGGAAGAATTGGCCACTTGCAGTCTTTATTACAGCTATTATCATCTGTCTCCCTAGAAATATTGTTAtagctttttatattttcaatgctGTCACCCACGCTTCTTAAGTGGGCTAATTGAGATAGTTTTATGAAGAACTACATGATGATTTGTCACTGCAAAGAGGTGACATCCATAGATGCACATAAGAGCAGATCACAAAGCCTTGAGTTTTATATCTACGAGCAAATGCATGTCAGGAAAATGGCAAACGTCTGTATTTGTTGAAAAGCAACACCAAGGGTTTTGTGGAACCAAAGAGTGGAAGATGCGAGAAGAGATGAATATATTAACACTGGACTGCAGCAAGTATTAAATAAACGGCCACACTTTCTGTGAAAGGCTATCTGATTGCTCAGGGTAGATGAAAAAGTTTCTAAGTAAAACGGTGATTGATTAACTCATGAGTCTTGTGAAATTGTCAGTAAGAGATCAAATACATGAGGGAACCTGTCATATAGACATGACTGAAAGATTTTAGTCCTAAAGACTTTGATTGTATTtgacatatatagatatataaccatatcacatatatgtgcattgtgtatgggcacataacatatacatttttatatattttcacaaACATTTGAGACATATTAAGACCATAGGTAACTAATAGATGGTGAACCTATATAATAACAGCTTAACAAAAGTATTAAGTACGTACTATGTCCCAGATATATCATAGAGGCCGAGGATAGATAAATTAGACATAGAAAAGGCATCAGACATTTCATGCTATAAATTAATTCTATAAGTAGTATAATGTTCTTTCAAGAAAGGGAACACAGGCAACGTACACGAGTGTGAGGTCATGATTCTGATGCGGATGGGGTAGATGAGCAGTGTGACTCTCCTGGAGAAGTAGTGCTGAGCAGAGCTGCCATCTGGGAGCACAtaaagcagagaaggaagaggaagctgcAGGCAGAGGCAACAGTTGGGTTCCGTGCTGAAGCAGTTGCAGAGTGTCAGGGGCTAGAATAGAAAGTGTCTgcctgggaaaggggagggagttTAGAGAGACATAACTTCCTCTTTTGCCACCGTGACACAAACACAGTTGCGTTGTTTGGGTACAGAGTTCATTGTCACTGGGTTATTTAGGGGACTTCATTTTCTGCATCTATATCATCTAGGATTTTCTATTATAGATGAAGTGCATTCCGTTGGTTATTCTATTTCACTAGTACCAAGAAATAAACAGTAACGATACCTGGCTTTCCTCGTATCCAGTCAGACAACCACTTTAAATGGCAGTCACAGGTCCATGGGTTCCCATGCAAATAGAGGCTTTCTAGGTTTGTCATGTAGGAAACCATTTCTTTTGGGAGGGAGGTCAGGAAGTTATCAGACAAGTAGAGGTACTTAATGAAAGAGGTTTTAAATGTCTGGAGATAGCTTAAGGAGACAAATGTGTCTGGGTGGAGCTTTGTGAGCCGATTTCCTTCTAAATGTACCAGACGGAGCAAGGTGAGTCCATAAAACGCCTCAGGATTGATAAACTCAATGCTGTTGTGATCCATGTGCAACCGGGTCAAGTTCCGGAGTCCATAAAAAGTATCCTTCTGAATTGTTTGGACTTTGTTATAGCTCATTTTTAAGACCTGCAAATAAAGATATGAACATACTTATTCTGTCAAAGGAACTGTCATAAAAGAGAAGATTTATGAAGAATATAGAAATATGTTGAGATTAATCCTATGGAATGTGCATACTTTAATTAAAACCTAATCCAACAAATTAGTGCTTAATTAAACGTGGTAATATCAGAGACAATCAGACTCGTACAAGCAGTTGTAAATATTAAGGAATTACCACTAAAGTTGTAATATGTATGAGAGTGATGTCATGGTCACTTCTAGagtttctttactcttttattcTGTATAAGAGTAAACATCATAAACTTGGATTGGATTCAAAACAGCCCAGCACAATGTGATATACAGATTGCAAATAAGACAAGATCTTATCACACGCGGATAACTATGGAAACTGGGTGACAAGGGCACCGGTGCATTCTAATTACTTTTTAAGATTAGAATACAAAGTAATGTGTTGCACTATGAAATTTATTTCCCTTCCACTGGCCTCCCCTGTTCATTCACTTCTCTGCCTACTTTTATGTGTagtgaaaataaagaagaaaa
This region includes:
- the Igsf10 gene encoding immunoglobulin superfamily member 10 — its product is MKMGDREVGCLLTSLTVVFLVVTPGSRACPRRCACYVPTEVHCTFRYLTSIPDGIPANVERINLGYNSLARLAEKDFHGLSKLELLLLHSNGIHMITDKTFSGLRSLQVLKMSYNKVQTIQKDTFYGLRNLTRLHMDHNSIEFINPEAFYGLTLLRLVHLEGNRLTKLHPDTFVSLSYLQTFKTSFIKYLYLSDNFLTSLPKEMVSYMTNLESLYLHGNPWTCDCHLKWLSDWIRGKPDVMKCKKDRSPSSPQQCPICTNPRMSKNRPLAMVPAGAFLCTKPTIDPSLKPKGLAIQEDNGSASTSPQDFINPFGSLSLNMTDLSGNKASVVCTIQKPFKTLPIAFTEENDNIMLNMSFSTNLMCSVDPHHLQAVWQLLALYSDSPLMLERKQQLPGTPQLTSKYKQVALTPEDIFTNIEADFRADPSWFQQETIFLQLNRNATTLSTLQVQFSSDAQITLPKAEMRVVRRKWTMIAKMNNTKLEHTVLAGSTIALDCPGQGDPSPHLEWLLADGSKVRAPYVSEDGRILIDRSGKLELQMADSFDSGLYHCISTNYADADILTYRITVVEPYVEHAYENGVQHTVGTGETLDLPCQTTGIPDASITWILPGNTVLSQSLRDRQILNNGTLRILQVTPRDQGYYRCVAANPSGVDFSIFQVSVQMKGQRSVEHDREADGSGLGDPNPSVPPKQPPSSKLSTSALTAGAEAGKQVSSIQKKGKSRGLIHRRRGDSTLRRFREQRRQFPLSARKIDPQYWAALLEKAKKNSVPKNQENTTVKPVPLGAPPAVLPAEEERASGMISLDEESVVLKTKVPDVTERSSTADSRPASYGFVTGMSSGTEVSSTVNPHTLQSKHLPDFKLSNVIDTTAVSKSINPTAASKLEDGTNQNPIVIFPSVPGVAETQGTAQIGKRAFSQTTHPGTGGTTAADGHTNMLSILTNGIDTVLRSANPTEDYGRLIPITGLSRARGNATSSHTTKETRFPKNLSDSHTAAPSLPHISRNSTANFPWSRHFGRERTIWSRGRIISPYRTPVLRRHRYRIVRPALKGPANSSTSESSATEPRKMCPTCASTEKLTLAATVLSTPGSSLSILPRASITGDIEGSTTVALSPSLLLKNKQTVDIETLQTTIKYFRGESTQVAPSEASTTFTPTPVSLEKTPVANSGSLSASSTIQEERDSVMTSPVSGPLSKPSMPTGATNTKFSRRKIPWHKISVDNRNKKGVSKNLYQFGLQKNTATMLPKIAPLLPTDHGPPSHSTTLSATQMQTLSVAMAVAHHNATEGARSLSAGKEQSFANSASVCPGATSKRANTMGFLSIETDTLAMPTASASVIISETQRVSSKEAKDQIQEPPKSRNDPNTTPGQSQGFIMYPSPTTADSSLAFTDSSLQDTSRIASTVALHPGTSFLGITELSQKNTQTLGNTTALETTLFSKSEVTTVKRTSSIPPSFSSGAPLMPIPSPPPFTRGVVTDSEVTSVFKMVTNGIVTIHESSRNNTDLQQSSTEARPDPQTVTRTTYFTSSNLFPSTPAAAVRTDKPQISNWKPFLWPENHIRRKAYSETILKGERAAGSLWSPLRVPEAGTYALHGNRQNHAESVTDKRPVQNPTSKLLPSESLPKTVLEKPRIIGGKAASFTIPANADAFLPCEAVGNPLPTVRWTRVSSGLELSQGTKKSRFHVLPNGTLSIQRVSIQDRGQYLCSASNPLGKDYLHVMLSVVSYPARILERHAKEITVHSGSTVELKCRVEGLPMPTISWILANQTVISETPKGNRKVWVTPDGTLIIRNLSLYDRGFYKCVASNPAGQDSLLVKIQVITAPPIILEQKKQAVLAVLRQSLKLPCTAKGTPQPSVHWVLYDGTKLEPLQLIRSKFFLYSNGTLYIRNIAPSDRGTYECIATSSSGSERRVVILTVEEQETVPRIEIASQKWTEVNLGEKLLLNCSATGDPKPRIIWKLPSKAVVDQWHRMGNRIQVYPNGSLAIGSVTEKDGGDYLCVARNKMGDDLILMRVRLRLTPAKIEHKQDFKQQALHGKDFQVDCKASGSPVPEVSWSLPDGTMINNAVQADDSGRRTKRYTLFHNGTLYFNRVGMAEEGDYICYAQNTLGKDEMKVHLTVVTAIPRIRQGYETHMKIKAGDTAVLDCEVIGDPKPSVFWLLPSNDVISFSNGRYVFHANGTLSIKNVKLLDSGEYVCVARNPSGDDTKMYKLDIVSKLPLINGLYTNKTVIKATAVRHSKKHFDCRADGSPPPRITWIMPDNILLTAPYYGSRITVHKNGTLEIRNIRLSDSADFTCVARNEGGESVLVVQLEVLEMLRRPTFRNPFNEKVSAQAGRTTALDCSVDGNPPPEIIWILPDGTRFSNRRSHSPYLIASNGSLIIHRTTRDKSGKYRCAARNQVGYIEKLVILEIGQKPVILTHALGMVQGVSGEPLSLHCVSDGIPKPHVKWTTPSGYVIDRPHVNGKYTVHENGTLVIKEVTAYDRGNYICKAQNSVGQAVVTVPVMIVGHPPRIINSPPRSMLRRTGEALRLHCMALGVPKPEIIWERPEHSLLSKARGRKAHGNEPLYPQGTLVIQDLRSSDSGVYKCTALNPLGADYATSYVQVI